The Shumkonia mesophila genome includes a window with the following:
- a CDS encoding ABC transporter permease, translated as MKLRGAYLGTLGFLLIWAFLILFVLYPLSRIFYDAFTNEAGQLTAENFIDFFTDRFYLRSLVNSMILGVAAVITTSIVGIAIAFLLVRYDFPGRNLFSFLTMLPLILPPLVGVLGFTFILGRAGTLNVLLMDWFGLIHPINFMYGIHGVLLVQTIHLFPLVTLSVLDALTKVDPSLEEAASVMGAKGWRRFRDITLPLTTPGYISGALLVFIWTFADFVTPLVVGVQDLLAPQAYLNIMQFVDRRIFRMGIVISALLVLLAIIFVLVARQYVAIKDYSSLTYTQVERKRLRPVTQWVVLAFLVVLILLTFIPQVGVLLAAVGRGWALTALPVEYTLEYFEQVAIETPKFIINSFVYSGLAVAFCVFVGVPMAWIMGRTAAPGRGAMDVLTTLILAIPGTAIGIAYIRAFNFPLPFIGIPLTSMWIILPLVLAVRRIPYTVRGSYSSLLLVHRSMEEAAQNVGAGKVRTFWDITVPLIWRGILVGAMFSFLMSIQEASAIIFLTLGGWEMIPFGIFTFYIAGSQSQAAALGVVLIAVCALSLYGVNRIAGRQVGGLFG; from the coding sequence ATGAAACTGCGGGGCGCATACCTCGGAACGCTCGGCTTCCTGCTGATCTGGGCGTTCCTCATCCTGTTCGTTCTCTATCCGCTGAGCCGCATCTTCTACGACGCCTTCACCAACGAGGCCGGCCAGCTCACGGCCGAGAATTTCATCGATTTCTTCACCGACAGGTTCTATCTGCGCTCGCTGGTGAACTCGATGATCCTGGGCGTCGCGGCGGTCATCACGACCTCCATCGTCGGCATCGCCATCGCCTTCCTGCTGGTGCGCTACGACTTCCCCGGGCGCAACCTGTTCTCGTTCCTGACCATGCTGCCGCTCATCCTGCCGCCGCTGGTGGGCGTGCTGGGCTTCACCTTCATTCTCGGCCGCGCGGGAACCCTGAACGTGCTGCTGATGGATTGGTTCGGCCTCATCCACCCCATCAACTTCATGTACGGCATCCACGGGGTGCTGCTGGTCCAGACCATCCACCTGTTCCCGCTGGTGACGCTGAGCGTACTGGACGCGCTGACCAAGGTCGACCCGTCGCTCGAGGAGGCGGCCTCGGTCATGGGCGCCAAGGGCTGGCGCCGGTTCCGCGACATCACCCTGCCGCTGACCACGCCCGGCTACATCTCGGGCGCGCTGCTGGTCTTCATCTGGACGTTCGCCGATTTCGTGACGCCGCTGGTGGTCGGCGTGCAGGACCTGCTGGCGCCCCAGGCCTACCTCAACATCATGCAGTTCGTCGACCGCCGGATCTTCCGCATGGGGATCGTCATCTCGGCGCTGCTGGTCCTGCTGGCCATCATCTTCGTGCTGGTCGCCCGGCAGTACGTGGCGATCAAGGACTACAGTTCGCTTACCTACACCCAGGTCGAGCGCAAGCGCCTGCGGCCGGTGACGCAGTGGGTGGTGCTGGCCTTCCTCGTCGTCCTCATCCTGCTCACCTTCATCCCCCAGGTCGGCGTCCTGCTTGCCGCCGTGGGCCGGGGCTGGGCGCTGACGGCGCTGCCGGTCGAATACACCCTCGAATACTTCGAGCAGGTGGCCATCGAGACGCCCAAGTTCATCATCAACTCCTTCGTCTACTCCGGCCTCGCGGTGGCGTTCTGCGTGTTCGTCGGCGTGCCCATGGCGTGGATCATGGGTCGCACGGCGGCACCCGGCCGCGGCGCCATGGACGTGCTGACGACGCTGATCCTGGCCATTCCGGGCACCGCCATCGGCATCGCCTACATCCGGGCGTTCAACTTTCCGCTGCCGTTTATCGGCATCCCGCTGACCAGCATGTGGATCATCCTGCCGCTCGTGCTGGCGGTGCGGCGCATCCCCTACACGGTGCGCGGCAGCTATTCGTCGCTGCTGCTGGTCCACCGCTCGATGGAGGAAGCGGCGCAGAACGTGGGCGCCGGCAAGGTCCGTACCTTCTGGGACATCACCGTGCCGCTGATCTGGAGGGGCATCCTGGTCGGCGCCATGTTCTCGTTCCTGATGTCGATCCAGGAGGCCTCGGCCATCATCTTCCTCACCCTCGGCGGCTGGGAGATGATCCCGTTCGGCATCTTCACCTTCTACATCGCCGGCTCGCAAAGCCAGGCGGCGGCCTTGGGCGTGGTGCTGATCGCCGTCTGCGCGCTCAGCCTGTACGGGGTGAACCGCATCGCCGGCCGCCAGGTCGGCGGCCTGTTCGGCTGA
- a CDS encoding ABC transporter ATP-binding protein — protein sequence MQIQIKNVTKRFGDMAAVSNVNLTIQEGELFTLLGPSGCGKTTSLRLIAGFYTPDEGEIRFDDRVVNHLPPDQRGIGMVFQNYALWPHMTVFQNVGYGLKLQKIPREKINERVATVLDNVELGGLGDRYPGQLSGGQQQRVALARALVLNPKMLLLDEPLSNLDAKIRVQVRQEIRKLQKDLGITTIYVTHDQEEALTLSDHIAVFNKGKVCQVGHPKELYERPASYFVADFIGINNLIDGTVETVDPANKRVLVKTALGTLQALYDARFQPGASCVVCIRPENGSISAAPSPDLNMADGKITFAAYLGNTLRYDVQLDAGVLFKVDIGDPWHHQPLPMGAPVTISFPAASTVVIGAER from the coding sequence GTGCAAATACAAATCAAGAACGTCACCAAACGCTTCGGCGACATGGCGGCGGTAAGCAACGTCAACCTCACCATCCAGGAGGGTGAGCTGTTCACCCTCCTGGGTCCTTCCGGCTGCGGCAAGACGACGTCGCTGCGTCTCATCGCCGGCTTCTACACGCCGGACGAGGGCGAGATCCGCTTCGACGACCGGGTCGTCAACCACCTGCCGCCCGACCAGCGCGGCATCGGCATGGTGTTCCAGAACTACGCGCTGTGGCCGCACATGACCGTGTTCCAGAACGTCGGATACGGGCTGAAGCTGCAGAAGATTCCCCGCGAGAAGATCAACGAGCGGGTCGCGACCGTGCTCGACAACGTCGAGCTGGGCGGGCTGGGGGATCGCTATCCGGGCCAGCTTTCGGGCGGGCAGCAGCAACGGGTCGCGCTGGCCCGGGCGCTGGTGCTCAACCCGAAGATGCTGCTTCTGGACGAGCCGCTGTCCAACCTCGACGCCAAGATCCGGGTGCAGGTCCGCCAGGAGATCCGCAAGCTGCAAAAGGATCTCGGCATCACGACCATCTACGTGACCCACGACCAGGAGGAGGCGCTGACCCTTTCCGACCACATCGCCGTCTTCAACAAGGGCAAGGTCTGCCAGGTGGGCCACCCCAAGGAGCTGTACGAGCGGCCGGCCAGCTATTTCGTGGCCGATTTCATCGGCATCAACAACCTGATCGACGGCACCGTCGAAACGGTCGACCCGGCGAACAAGCGGGTCCTGGTGAAGACCGCGCTCGGCACCCTGCAGGCGCTTTACGACGCGCGTTTCCAGCCGGGCGCCTCCTGCGTGGTGTGCATCCGGCCCGAGAACGGCAGCATCAGCGCGGCGCCGTCGCCGGACCTCAACATGGCCGACGGCAAGATCACCTTCGCCGCCTATCTCGGCAACACGCTGCGCTACGACGTCCAGCTCGACGCCGGCGTCCTCTTCAAGGTCGACATCGGCGATCCGTGGCACCACCAGCCGCTGCCGATGGGAGCCCCGGTGACGATCAGCTTCCCCGCCGCCAGCACCGTGGTGATCGGAGCCGAACGATGA
- a CDS encoding extracellular solute-binding protein, protein MIRSSKILPIALTALLAASPVAAQQIEDELVLITPVAKTLTDPALAAFAKYAKEKWNVTVKASALAAGTPVAYGRIVEWKGRPAADIFWGGESALFDKLSQQNLLAKLDLPKEVMDAIPASIGKPKAIPLKDPKGFWTGTVLEPYGLVYHPKVLARIGAPVPKDWDDLLHPKLKGQVAQCAPSRSSSSHATYEVILQRDGDAKGWEFLKKLAGNTGMFTARSRDVPSVVAKGEFAAGFAVPSYMAFEDVLAGFDVKFVAPKTAWITPEPMAILAGAPHPKAAKAFVEWLLSEAGQRVAMERGVFPITPKYKVEGAPGSTAEKAVAFTGGLRSYFDVDVTNIYDENIATPRYEKVNSQFRQDIESVWEDLKKKN, encoded by the coding sequence TCCGATCGCACTGACGGCCCTGCTGGCGGCCAGCCCCGTGGCCGCCCAACAAATCGAGGACGAGCTTGTCCTCATCACGCCGGTCGCCAAAACGCTGACCGATCCGGCGCTGGCGGCCTTCGCCAAATACGCCAAGGAAAAGTGGAACGTGACGGTCAAGGCCAGCGCGCTGGCCGCCGGCACGCCGGTCGCCTATGGGCGCATCGTCGAATGGAAGGGCCGCCCCGCCGCCGACATCTTCTGGGGCGGCGAAAGCGCGCTGTTCGACAAGCTGTCCCAGCAGAACCTGCTGGCCAAGCTCGACCTGCCGAAAGAGGTGATGGACGCCATTCCGGCCAGCATCGGCAAGCCGAAGGCGATCCCGCTCAAGGACCCCAAGGGCTTCTGGACCGGCACCGTGCTGGAACCCTATGGCCTGGTCTATCATCCCAAGGTCCTGGCCCGCATCGGCGCCCCGGTGCCGAAGGACTGGGACGACCTGCTGCACCCCAAGCTGAAGGGCCAGGTGGCGCAGTGCGCGCCCAGCCGCTCTTCCAGCAGCCATGCCACCTATGAAGTCATCCTGCAGCGCGACGGCGACGCCAAGGGGTGGGAGTTCCTGAAGAAGCTGGCCGGCAACACCGGCATGTTCACGGCGCGCAGCCGCGACGTGCCGTCGGTGGTGGCCAAGGGCGAGTTCGCGGCCGGTTTCGCGGTGCCCAGCTATATGGCGTTCGAGGACGTCCTGGCCGGCTTCGACGTCAAGTTCGTGGCCCCCAAGACCGCCTGGATCACGCCGGAGCCGATGGCGATCCTGGCCGGCGCCCCGCATCCCAAGGCGGCCAAGGCGTTCGTCGAATGGCTGCTGAGCGAGGCCGGACAGCGCGTCGCCATGGAGCGCGGCGTGTTCCCGATCACGCCCAAGTACAAGGTCGAGGGCGCGCCCGGCTCCACCGCCGAGAAGGCGGTCGCGTTCACCGGCGGCTTGCGGTCGTATTTCGACGTCGACGTCACCAACATCTACGACGAAAACATCGCCACGCCGCGCTACGAGAAGGTCAACTCGCAGTTCCGCCAGGACATCGAGTCCGTGTGGGAAGACCTGAAGAAGAAAAACTGA